In Armatimonadota bacterium, the following proteins share a genomic window:
- a CDS encoding polysaccharide biosynthesis protein, protein MSGTMPDQAEKTVNGSRWKQTLGGVAADSFLVNFSVLLAFELVYQFEIPSAVWTRISFYCAGLTLLSIIAFAKSGVYRVEPRYLGLPDCLKLAYISLGLGLLLLFMESAPGAGRDFKPAIPVLFSLLCAALLIGRRVGQRMYAWRTSQSGDGRPIRRTIVVGAGDAGDMILREISKSPMPQHHVVGLVDDDPAKQSASIRGCPVIGRTDDLARLVREKGIEEILIAIPSAKGAEIRRIFEICRHTGARVRLLPAIPSIIQGAAHLDQFREVQIEDLLNREPVTLNWSEVKSQISGERVLITGGGGSIGSELARQIVEMSPATLILLGKGENSLYEIEQELIATVGFRPTVVVADVKDATRMEQVFRRERPTVIFHAAAHKHVPLMESNPSEAIKNNIQGTSVTAELAIRYGVRKFIYVSTDKAVNPSSMMGATKRVGEMIIAALAGMDETEFAIVRFGNVLGSRGSVIPTMKAQIARGGPVRITHKDMTRFFMTIPEAVQLIIQASALGKNGEIFTLDMGEPVKIYDLAVDLIRMHGLVPDEDVKLEFTGVRPGEKMHEELYDSREHVIKTSYPKINMTLNNAPIDLELLRGEIDTLVNLCDADQTDRAREFLMELAWGKRVIQANRPV, encoded by the coding sequence TTGAGCGGCACAATGCCTGATCAGGCAGAAAAAACCGTCAACGGGAGTCGATGGAAGCAGACGCTAGGCGGCGTCGCCGCAGATAGTTTTCTGGTTAATTTCAGCGTACTGCTCGCTTTCGAACTGGTCTATCAGTTCGAGATCCCCAGCGCGGTTTGGACCCGTATCTCCTTTTATTGCGCAGGCCTCACGCTCTTATCGATCATCGCTTTCGCCAAGTCTGGCGTCTATCGCGTCGAGCCTCGATACCTTGGACTGCCCGACTGCCTGAAACTGGCCTACATCTCCTTGGGATTGGGTCTCTTGTTGCTGTTTATGGAATCGGCGCCGGGCGCCGGGCGAGACTTTAAGCCCGCAATCCCTGTCCTTTTCAGCCTATTGTGCGCAGCCCTGTTGATCGGGCGTCGCGTCGGTCAGCGAATGTACGCCTGGAGAACCTCTCAATCCGGCGATGGCCGACCCATCCGCAGGACTATCGTAGTGGGCGCGGGCGATGCGGGCGACATGATCCTGCGCGAGATTTCGAAGTCGCCCATGCCTCAACATCACGTCGTTGGTTTGGTGGACGACGACCCGGCCAAACAGAGCGCGTCGATCCGCGGTTGTCCGGTCATCGGTCGGACGGACGATTTGGCTCGACTGGTGCGGGAGAAGGGCATCGAAGAGATTTTGATCGCGATTCCTTCGGCCAAGGGCGCTGAGATTCGGCGAATCTTCGAGATATGTCGGCACACCGGCGCCCGTGTGAGGCTTTTGCCGGCCATACCGTCCATTATTCAGGGCGCGGCGCATCTTGATCAGTTTAGAGAGGTTCAGATCGAAGACCTTCTCAATCGCGAGCCCGTAACGCTGAACTGGAGCGAGGTCAAGTCGCAGATCAGCGGCGAACGGGTGCTGATTACGGGCGGCGGCGGTTCGATCGGCAGCGAATTGGCGCGGCAGATTGTGGAGATGTCGCCTGCTACGCTGATCTTGTTAGGAAAGGGCGAAAACAGCCTTTACGAAATTGAGCAAGAACTGATCGCGACGGTTGGGTTCCGGCCGACCGTGGTGGTGGCCGATGTGAAAGACGCCACACGGATGGAGCAGGTGTTTCGGCGCGAACGACCGACCGTCATCTTTCACGCGGCGGCGCACAAACATGTGCCGCTGATGGAAAGCAACCCGTCCGAGGCGATTAAGAATAACATCCAGGGCACCTCTGTAACGGCAGAACTGGCCATCCGCTATGGCGTCCGCAAGTTTATCTACGTCTCGACGGACAAAGCGGTCAACCCTTCTAGCATGATGGGCGCCACCAAGCGCGTGGGCGAGATGATCATTGCCGCGTTGGCCGGCATGGACGAGACGGAGTTTGCCATTGTGCGCTTTGGCAACGTGCTAGGCAGTCGCGGAAGCGTGATCCCAACGATGAAGGCGCAGATCGCTCGGGGCGGCCCAGTGAGAATCACTCACAAAGACATGACCCGATTCTTTATGACCATCCCAGAAGCGGTGCAGCTGATCATCCAAGCCAGCGCTCTGGGCAAAAACGGCGAGATTTTTACGCTCGACATGGGCGAGCCGGTCAAAATCTACGATCTGGCGGTCGATCTGATCCGAATGCACGGGCTGGTGCCGGACGAGGACGTCAAATTGGAGTTTACGGGCGTCCGACCGGGCGAAAAGATGCACGAGGAACTATACGATTCCCGCGAGCATGTGATCAAGACCAGCTACCCAAAGATCAACATGACGCTGAACAACGCGCCGATCGATTTGGAACTTCTGCGAGGCGAGATCGACACGCTGGTCAATCTGTGCGACGCAGATCAAACGGACCGCGCTCGCGAGTTTTTAATGGAACTGGCCTGGGGCAAGCGGGTGATTCAGGCCAATCGGCCCGTATGA
- a CDS encoding AI-2E family transporter, translating to MAWRVIGWAAVVAATIYFIYVIRAALTPFIIGGAIALLLNPTVEALQRRHNLPRSRAVLNIFLAFIFLTLAIGIGVGPFFYSQAQSIVKAFSSDNGAEPNTIERFSKQFEEQARSILVANQGLLDRSSTWLSQFDLPSDANQLADEVKSRVVAPVSEQAAKQAGALFKKVVNAILGAASTLLWLILIPIIVYFLMLEMDSLHGAFLFLIPPPQRPAVKALLDQIGGVFLRYVRGLMTLAVFYGIVSSFVYFFAGVPSPLLVGVLAGLLYPVPYIGALSTALISGGLTIAFGAAHPAYFVYDAPPMIHALVVILSGVSMNVFFDMIITPRVLGNAVGLRPLASLFAILVGAQVFGIWGMLLAVPVATTAKIIVEKLLYYFYGQADFLGDATSEPCETDGETVAEPATEVGVSLTSPKET from the coding sequence ATGGCCTGGAGAGTGATCGGATGGGCGGCCGTCGTAGCCGCCACGATCTACTTTATCTATGTCATTCGCGCCGCCTTGACGCCGTTTATCATCGGCGGCGCGATCGCCTTACTGCTTAACCCGACGGTCGAAGCGCTGCAGCGCCGCCACAATCTGCCTCGCAGTCGCGCCGTTCTCAACATCTTTCTGGCTTTCATCTTCCTTACGCTTGCCATTGGAATAGGCGTCGGCCCGTTCTTCTATTCGCAAGCCCAGAGCATCGTCAAGGCGTTCAGCTCGGACAATGGCGCCGAGCCGAACACGATCGAACGATTCAGCAAGCAGTTCGAGGAGCAGGCGCGCAGCATTTTGGTGGCCAACCAAGGGCTGTTGGATCGCTCCTCCACCTGGCTATCGCAGTTCGATCTTCCTTCGGACGCCAACCAGTTGGCGGACGAAGTCAAGAGTCGGGTGGTCGCCCCTGTGAGCGAACAGGCGGCTAAGCAAGCGGGAGCCCTGTTCAAGAAGGTGGTCAACGCCATTCTCGGCGCGGCATCGACGCTGCTCTGGCTGATTCTCATTCCGATCATCGTCTATTTTCTGATGTTAGAGATGGACAGCCTGCACGGCGCTTTTCTGTTCTTGATCCCTCCGCCCCAGCGTCCGGCGGTCAAGGCGCTGCTGGATCAGATCGGGGGCGTGTTCTTGCGCTACGTTCGCGGGCTGATGACCCTTGCCGTGTTTTATGGCATAGTCTCGTCGTTCGTCTATTTTTTTGCCGGCGTGCCCAGCCCCCTATTGGTCGGCGTGTTGGCCGGTTTGCTCTATCCAGTACCTTATATCGGGGCGCTCTCCACGGCGCTCATCAGCGGCGGGCTGACCATTGCGTTTGGCGCAGCTCACCCGGCCTATTTCGTCTACGACGCGCCGCCCATGATCCATGCGCTGGTCGTGATTCTGAGCGGCGTTTCGATGAATGTTTTTTTCGACATGATCATTACCCCCCGAGTATTGGGCAACGCGGTCGGGCTTCGACCGTTAGCGAGCCTGTTTGCGATATTGGTCGGCGCGCAAGTGTTCGGCATCTGGGGCATGTTGCTGGCCGTACCGGTTGCGACGACCGCCAAGATCATCGTCGAGAAGCTGCTTTACTACTTCTATGGTCAGGCGGATTTCCTTGGAGACGCAACGTCCGAGCCGTGCGAGACGGATGGAGAGACCGTCGCTGAGCCCGCCACAGAGGTTGGGGTATCCTTAACGTCGCCCAAAGAAACTTAA
- a CDS encoding YtxH domain-containing protein, giving the protein MNDNDERSGILYLLAGIGLGTLIGATLGLLFAPKPGSELRHDIADKYGELADKVKELSHQVKARGEDAVRSVRGRLGRGEETSEEAS; this is encoded by the coding sequence ATGAACGACAATGACGAAAGAAGCGGGATTCTCTATTTGCTGGCAGGCATCGGCCTGGGGACGCTGATCGGCGCCACGCTCGGGTTGCTGTTTGCGCCTAAGCCGGGCTCGGAGCTTCGACACGATATTGCGGACAAGTATGGCGAACTGGCCGACAAGGTGAAGGAACTGAGCCACCAGGTCAAGGCTCGCGGCGAGGATGCCGTGCGGTCTGTCCGCGGTCGATTGGGCCGCGGCGAAGAGACGTCCGAAGAGGCCTCGTAA
- a CDS encoding DUF948 domain-containing protein produces the protein MNGLLLTLIVLHSVTLLAFVWAVIVAVLQLKKAQAAIQEVNVKIDRVLDETVPALQETQRALREAADTLANVHALSDNIRNKVETVDNIAGTIRGLPDRAAKIAGGALGAILRLGGRALTGAAKGALTKVQRSRSNGAFVKSENTTMEEEDNERQ, from the coding sequence ATGAACGGCTTGTTGCTGACGCTGATCGTATTGCATTCGGTTACTCTATTGGCGTTTGTATGGGCGGTGATTGTTGCCGTTCTTCAACTAAAGAAGGCGCAGGCCGCCATACAGGAGGTCAATGTCAAGATCGATCGGGTTTTGGACGAGACGGTGCCCGCGCTGCAAGAGACGCAGAGAGCATTGAGAGAGGCCGCCGACACGCTGGCCAACGTTCATGCGCTCTCGGACAACATTCGCAACAAGGTGGAGACGGTGGACAATATTGCCGGCACGATTAGAGGGTTGCCCGACCGAGCGGCGAAAATAGCAGGCGGAGCATTGGGGGCTATTTTAAGATTAGGCGGGCGGGCATTGACCGGAGCGGCAAAGGGCGCGCTGACCAAAGTCCAAAGGAGCCGGTCGAACGGCGCGTTCGTCAAGAGCGAGAACACCACGATGGAGGAAGAAGACAATGAACGACAATGA
- the mnmA gene encoding tRNA 2-thiouridine(34) synthase MnmA, which produces MSKKRGTVLVAMSGGVDSSVAAALLLRQGYDAVGVTMQIWQETVADPRHSGCCSLGAVEDARRVARRLGIPHYVLNFRKLFAETVIQDFVDEYLAGRTPNPCVQCNRFIKFDALLRKADELGCDYVATGHYARTRRNPRTGRWNLLRAANKAKDQSYVLYMLDQHQLSRTLFPLGRMRDKAETRQLATELGLWVANKPDSQEICFVAENGGYHNFLRQRAPEAFEEGAIVDSSGKRLGRHEGFANYTVGQRRRIHLNVNGSPLYVLKVAPETNEIVVGAESELYERELTAENVTWSSVDTLQEPIAVEAKIRYNMPEAPAIVVPGLQSDCANVQFRRPVRAIAPGQIAVFYRGQTVLGGGVIARRAA; this is translated from the coding sequence ATGAGCAAGAAGCGGGGGACGGTTCTGGTGGCAATGAGCGGCGGGGTCGATAGTTCTGTAGCCGCCGCCCTCTTGTTGCGCCAGGGCTACGACGCCGTCGGTGTCACCATGCAGATTTGGCAGGAGACGGTAGCCGACCCTCGGCACAGCGGCTGCTGCTCGCTCGGCGCGGTGGAGGATGCGCGCCGCGTAGCCCGTCGCCTCGGTATCCCGCACTATGTGCTCAACTTCCGAAAACTCTTTGCCGAGACGGTCATTCAAGACTTTGTGGACGAGTATCTGGCCGGCCGCACGCCCAATCCGTGCGTGCAGTGCAATCGCTTTATCAAGTTCGACGCGCTGTTGCGCAAGGCCGACGAACTGGGTTGCGATTATGTCGCCACGGGACATTATGCGCGAACGCGGCGCAACCCGAGGACGGGCCGCTGGAACCTGCTGAGAGCTGCGAACAAGGCCAAGGATCAGTCCTACGTGCTTTACATGCTGGATCAGCATCAGCTTTCTCGCACGCTCTTTCCTTTGGGCCGGATGCGCGATAAGGCCGAGACGCGACAGTTGGCGACCGAGCTAGGGCTGTGGGTGGCCAACAAGCCGGACAGTCAGGAGATTTGCTTTGTGGCCGAGAACGGCGGCTATCACAACTTTTTGCGTCAGCGGGCGCCCGAGGCGTTCGAAGAGGGCGCCATCGTCGATTCCAGCGGCAAGCGGTTGGGCCGTCACGAGGGCTTTGCGAACTATACGGTCGGCCAGCGGCGGCGCATTCATCTCAATGTGAACGGATCGCCGCTTTACGTGCTGAAGGTCGCTCCCGAGACGAACGAGATTGTGGTCGGGGCTGAGAGCGAACTCTACGAGCGGGAGTTGACAGCCGAGAATGTTACATGGAGCAGCGTGGATACTTTGCAGGAACCCATAGCCGTCGAGGCAAAGATTCGATATAACATGCCAGAGGCGCCCGCTATCGTCGTTCCCGGGTTGCAGTCAGACTGTGCCAACGTGCAGTTTCGTCGTCCGGTTCGCGCTATTGCGCCGGGACAGATCGCGGTCTTCTATCGAGGCCAGACTGTCTTGGGCGGAGGCGTGATTGCGAGGAGAGCGGCATGA
- a CDS encoding VOC family protein — translation MRFGHIELFAKDVGATSRFYEAIGFERIDEQGPNIVWLKSGETELLIRPGSAPQADAYASSGAAIVVYTDDLPGAISRLVAMGCSPVDYDGDEGCPLFRDPDGRWLQIVNPRS, via the coding sequence ATGAGGTTTGGACATATCGAACTGTTTGCAAAGGATGTGGGCGCGACGAGCCGGTTCTACGAAGCGATCGGCTTTGAGCGCATCGACGAGCAGGGTCCGAACATCGTCTGGCTGAAATCGGGCGAGACCGAACTTCTGATCAGGCCAGGTTCCGCGCCCCAAGCCGATGCTTACGCTTCGTCCGGCGCTGCGATCGTGGTCTATACGGACGACCTGCCTGGAGCGATCAGTCGGCTGGTGGCGATGGGCTGTTCGCCGGTCGATTACGACGGCGACGAGGGTTGCCCGCTCTTTCGCGACCCCGACGGCCGTTGGTTGCAAATAGTGAATCCTAGGTCGTGA
- a CDS encoding 16S rRNA (uracil(1498)-N(3))-methyltransferase produces the protein MTSIRAYPRFFVSLESIQGGKVQFPPDIAHQIVRVLRLKPGDRVSALPNDGRLLVVALERASNGEASGVIEEDHWPATELPYRVTVLQSLISREKAELAIQGCAQAGAMRIVFVPTERSVVRWDQRKGAERLRRWQAIAREQAELSFRARYPSVEYMGDIGTALENADGRRLLLHEGESIERLGRLSLTEDLTLIIGPEGGFGEAETARIVALGAEAVSVGPRVLRTESAALYVLGAVEGMMMEARR, from the coding sequence GTGACCTCCATTCGTGCTTATCCTCGCTTTTTCGTGTCTTTGGAGAGCATACAGGGCGGCAAGGTTCAGTTCCCGCCCGACATCGCGCACCAGATAGTGCGGGTGTTGCGATTGAAGCCGGGGGATCGCGTTTCGGCGCTGCCCAACGACGGTCGATTGCTGGTGGTTGCGCTAGAACGTGCGTCGAATGGCGAGGCGTCGGGGGTGATCGAGGAGGATCATTGGCCTGCGACCGAGCTGCCGTATCGAGTTACGGTGCTACAGTCGCTCATCAGTCGCGAGAAGGCCGAGTTGGCGATACAGGGCTGCGCGCAGGCCGGAGCGATGCGGATCGTCTTTGTTCCGACGGAGCGCTCGGTGGTGCGATGGGACCAGCGGAAGGGCGCCGAACGATTGCGTCGGTGGCAGGCCATAGCGCGAGAGCAAGCCGAGCTTTCCTTTCGGGCGCGCTACCCGAGCGTGGAGTATATGGGGGATATAGGGACGGCGTTGGAAAACGCGGACGGTCGGCGGCTGTTGCTGCACGAGGGCGAGAGCATCGAGCGGCTGGGCCGGCTATCGCTTACCGAGGATTTGACGCTGATCATCGGGCCGGAGGGCGGATTTGGCGAGGCGGAAACCGCGCGGATAGTAGCGTTAGGCGCGGAAGCCGTTTCGGTCGGTCCGCGCGTATTGCGCACGGAAAGCGCAGCGCTCTATGTGCTCGGTGCTGTCGAGGGGATGATGATGGAGGCGAGGCGATGA
- a CDS encoding 50S ribosomal protein L11 methyltransferase: MANAAWLRLTVEAPDALFETIAGVLADTGAIGSEILSSAGQVVGYYPLIARESALAAVQRFKEFPELGLPLVGTAVIDQIGADGWERAWKRFFRSRRFGRIRVQPPWSRLRPGAEEILIVIEPGMAFGTGGHPTTSLCLELLSAHVRPGMSVLDLGTGTGILALAAAKLGAGQVLGVDDDPIAVEIARQNCAQNGVSERVEVIEGDGWAAVSGQFDLIVCNIITLFHLRTAGRVAEHLAPGGLYIASGISGRNWRSVENALASNGLRLVERRKRRTWTAGVFSK; the protein is encoded by the coding sequence GTGGCAAATGCGGCTTGGCTGAGGCTGACTGTAGAAGCGCCCGATGCGCTCTTTGAAACCATTGCGGGCGTGCTGGCCGATACCGGCGCGATCGGTAGCGAGATTCTTTCCAGTGCCGGCCAAGTGGTCGGTTATTACCCATTGATTGCACGGGAATCGGCGCTTGCTGCTGTACAGAGGTTCAAGGAGTTTCCTGAGTTAGGCCTGCCGCTGGTCGGTACGGCTGTTATCGATCAGATCGGTGCGGACGGTTGGGAGAGAGCGTGGAAGCGCTTCTTCCGCAGCCGCAGGTTTGGCCGGATTCGAGTTCAACCGCCTTGGAGCCGCCTTCGGCCTGGGGCTGAAGAGATTCTGATCGTGATCGAGCCGGGCATGGCGTTCGGTACCGGCGGGCATCCCACCACATCGCTTTGCTTGGAGCTGTTGAGCGCGCATGTTCGGCCTGGGATGAGCGTGTTGGACCTGGGCACGGGCACGGGCATTTTGGCTCTCGCTGCGGCCAAGCTGGGCGCCGGGCAGGTCTTGGGCGTCGATGACGACCCCATAGCGGTGGAGATCGCCCGACAGAATTGCGCGCAGAACGGCGTCTCGGAGCGAGTGGAGGTCATCGAGGGCGATGGGTGGGCGGCGGTTTCCGGCCAGTTCGATCTGATCGTTTGCAATATCATTACGCTCTTTCATCTGCGCACTGCGGGCCGGGTTGCAGAGCATTTAGCGCCGGGCGGCCTCTATATCGCCTCAGGAATCAGCGGTCGCAACTGGCGGTCGGTGGAGAATGCGCTGGCTTCTAACGGTTTGCGGTTGGTAGAGAGGCGAAAGAGGCGCACATGGACGGCGGGAGTTTTCTCGAAGTGA
- a CDS encoding aminopeptidase, with protein MTDPRWVALAEMLATHSVRVQPGEKVLIEAFDAPPDFVALLIRTIAKHGGLPLVETRSVAVLRALYQTATDEQMTLIGQLDRARMEQMQAYIGVRGGGNFAEMSDVPSDKNQLMRRRYWTPVHQEVRVPNTKWVALRWPSPGMAQSAGMSTEGFEDFYFRVCTLDYAKMERAVQPLVDRMMRTDQVRLVGPGTDLTFSIKDIGVVPCVGLRNVPDGECYSCPVRDSVEGTLTYNVGSVYEGNLYRNVSFKFSRGKIVEAACADDGDRPGAGNPRKLNQILDTDEGARYIGEWSLGFNPHILHPMNDTLFDEKIAGSFHMTPGQAYAAADNGNVSGVHWDLVCIQRPDYGGGEVWFDGQLVRKDGLFAADDLLGLNPDQLGR; from the coding sequence GTGACCGATCCTCGATGGGTAGCGCTGGCCGAGATGCTGGCAACCCATTCCGTGCGCGTCCAACCGGGCGAGAAAGTCCTTATCGAAGCGTTCGATGCGCCGCCCGACTTCGTCGCGCTCCTAATTCGCACCATCGCAAAGCACGGCGGGCTGCCCTTGGTGGAGACCCGCTCCGTCGCCGTCCTGCGCGCGCTCTATCAAACCGCGACCGACGAGCAGATGACCCTTATCGGCCAACTGGATCGAGCGCGGATGGAGCAGATGCAAGCCTACATCGGCGTGCGCGGCGGCGGAAACTTTGCCGAAATGTCCGACGTGCCTTCCGACAAAAACCAACTGATGCGCCGACGATACTGGACGCCCGTGCACCAAGAAGTCCGGGTGCCCAACACTAAGTGGGTCGCCCTGCGGTGGCCAAGCCCCGGCATGGCGCAATCGGCCGGCATGAGCACAGAAGGCTTCGAAGACTTCTACTTTCGCGTCTGCACGCTGGACTACGCCAAAATGGAGCGCGCCGTTCAGCCGCTGGTCGATCGCATGATGCGAACGGACCAGGTCCGTCTGGTCGGCCCGGGCACGGACCTGACCTTCTCGATAAAGGATATCGGTGTCGTGCCGTGCGTCGGCCTGCGCAATGTGCCGGACGGCGAATGCTACAGTTGCCCCGTGCGCGATTCGGTCGAGGGCACGCTGACCTACAACGTCGGCTCGGTCTACGAGGGCAATCTTTATCGGAACGTCTCCTTTAAGTTCAGTCGAGGCAAGATCGTCGAGGCGGCCTGTGCGGACGACGGCGACCGGCCCGGCGCCGGAAACCCCAGAAAACTGAACCAGATACTGGACACCGACGAGGGCGCCCGCTACATTGGCGAATGGTCGCTGGGTTTCAACCCGCATATCCTCCATCCGATGAACGACACGCTCTTTGACGAGAAGATCGCCGGATCGTTCCACATGACGCCCGGGCAAGCCTACGCCGCGGCGGATAACGGCAACGTCTCCGGCGTGCATTGGGATTTGGTCTGCATCCAGCGCCCCGACTACGGCGGCGGCGAGGTCTGGTTCGACGGCCAACTGGTGCGCAAGGATGGTCTCTTTGCAGCAGACGATCTCTTGGGTTTGAATCCCGATCAATTAGGCCGTTAG
- a CDS encoding response regulator transcription factor — translation MTADTATEERTARLLVVEDDSVMAEMLQYNLAREGYKVDLARDAESALRKFHADPADVVVLDVMLPGRSGLDVCRVIRETSNAPIIFVSAKTADLDRVAGLELGADDYVTKPFNMKELMLRVRGLLRRGQPQERQERLAFGDVEIDLTGKVVYKNGEPLQMTPKEFALLALLASHPGKAFTRDQLLDRVWGLNSYITPRTVDVHIRWLRAKVEPNPAQPTWLQTVRGSGYRFSPGA, via the coding sequence ATGACTGCTGATACCGCGACAGAAGAGAGAACCGCCCGGTTGCTGGTCGTCGAGGACGATTCGGTCATGGCCGAGATGCTTCAATACAACCTCGCGCGCGAAGGCTATAAAGTCGATCTGGCGCGAGACGCCGAAAGCGCGCTGAGGAAGTTTCACGCCGATCCGGCGGATGTGGTCGTGTTGGACGTTATGCTTCCGGGCCGAAGCGGGCTCGACGTCTGTCGCGTCATCCGAGAAACCAGCAACGCGCCCATTATCTTCGTCTCGGCCAAGACGGCCGACTTGGACCGGGTTGCGGGTTTGGAACTGGGCGCCGACGACTATGTCACCAAGCCGTTCAACATGAAGGAGCTGATGCTGAGGGTCCGGGGCCTCTTGCGGCGCGGCCAGCCCCAAGAGCGTCAAGAGCGTTTGGCGTTTGGCGATGTGGAGATCGATCTGACCGGAAAAGTCGTCTACAAAAACGGCGAGCCGCTTCAGATGACGCCCAAAGAGTTTGCTTTGCTTGCGCTTTTGGCCTCTCATCCGGGCAAGGCGTTCACGCGAGACCAGCTCCTGGATCGTGTTTGGGGCCTCAATAGCTACATCACGCCGCGCACGGTAGACGTGCACATTCGATGGTTGCGGGCTAAGGTCGAGCCTAATCCAGCCCAACCAACCTGGCTTCAGACCGTGCGAGGCAGCGGCTACCGATTTAGTCCCGGAGCATGA